The sequence below is a genomic window from Gossypium hirsutum isolate 1008001.06 chromosome A11, Gossypium_hirsutum_v2.1, whole genome shotgun sequence.
ggcatttaattgttattgttaattttgttattgtttaaacatttattttaatatttttagtatttttgatatattatattttttattttttatataaaaaaataaaataaaaattttaatacgaattAGGCCCAGATTTAACATCTATAATTTGAGTCGAACTTGAGTAAATTTTAATCCTATTTTTTAGGTCGGACAGGACTCGAGCCTAGAATTTTATTAGAGCCAATTTCGAAGTTAACTTGACCTATTGACAGATCTAATAAAATTAGTATCAGAACTCAGTCACTTGTATTTTTAAAGAAATCTTATATAATTGAATAGTATATCACATTATCTTCATTATggtaatttattctatttttacacCATTAATTTATACATTAAAGATGAAGATAGaaagaattataattaatatttaaatgtaGTTTTATTTTACGGTTAAATGTAAAATTAGTacctaaatttatctatttttattagattgatatctaaattttttttctttaatttggtACTGAGTctaatgatattaaaattttactgACGTGGTAGCACTGAATACTAATGTGCCGTGTCACACTTCTAAAAcccttttgtattttttaataaaaaaatttaaaaacaaaaattaaaaaaaaaaggaaactatTGAGATTGCCCAAATTCAAAGCTTTTTCCCCAGAAAATATCGACTGCAACTtcgattcttcttcttcttcgtcaaattttcaattttttttttgttttgctttttgGTTGTGAATTTAATCATTCCTTCTTGATTTAAatcctccctttttatttttcttattctttttggtTTAAATCGAAACCCTAGACCCAAAATCAAAACCCCTATTTCTCTTCCCTTCCCTTAATCTCTCACCAcctcctctctctctctcacagATTTTTCTTCGTTTCTTTCTATATCTTTGGGGTTTTAATTTCTTCTTCATCTTATCGTTGTTTTATCTATTATATctagctagggttttttcttctttttttgttatgtcaatttttgtaaatatggaTCAACCCAATGGCAAACTTCATAACAACTTCTCCTTTCCtcaatttcctcttttctttttcaatttcctCATGTCGAGTAACTTTGTATTGTGTCTTATTGATGAGCGTATTCGAGTatttatacatgctattatagCTCATAGTATGACTCTACTCTCTTATCTTGACTCCACCATTCCTAATACTAACATTCCGTGTGGATCTCAGACTTGTTgaactcgtgtttcactctaagTTGTTTGTGGAGTACGCAGTCCTTTCTATTATTAGCATTGACATTTCGTGCGAGCTCCAGGTCTTCTTGTTTTTATCTTAAACAaaacaaaggttttttttttatgtttcttgCATTTGATGGTTATGAAGCTATATGTTATCCTGGTTGATCACGTCTATGCTACTGTTTAATTGCTAAATTAGTTAATGATTTTGCAAATAATGCGCTTTTTGATGCATCCCAGTATGAATTTTTTGGTCAAAATGCTATGGAAGAAGTGGAGTTAGGGGTCTAGAAGATAATGAACAGGATGCAAAAAGTGGGGTTTCTTATTATTATTCCTTTGTCTTTTTGGTTTTCCTTTAGAAACCTAGATATTGGGGTGGGGTTTAACAACGTAAAGGTGatgaaagggaaagaaaaaaccAAAGGGATAATGGATAAGGCATAAGATGAATCAACGGGTCAAAGGAGTCTTGGGAGTGCGAGTGCGACACGTGGTGGCATGCGAGTGGTCAGCGTTGCCACATCAGCAAAATTTTAACTCTGTTAAACTCAGGGTTCTAAACTAGTGGACAGAAAAAAGTAAAGGTACCAATCTAGGACAAAGAAACCTATAGGTACTAATCTGAGAGAAGTAGATAAGTTCATgtactaatttaatatttaacccttatatttattaaaatatttttaaatttaaagagtaatttaaattattgatctaatttaatactcaattttagaaaataatcaaaattaataggATTAATTTATGGATAATTATCATAGTTtttcaattttagattaaaaacccttattttagaaaaataaaaataaataaaaatgtgataaatttggggtaaattattgaaatagttatttttgttcgcctcatgttatattttagttacttatgtttgaaatgttgcaTTTTAGTCaattatgttattgttttgttacgtaATGATCACTTTGCTGCTAAGATCTGTTACATCCCAAACGGCAGTCCAACGTAACAgttaaaataagttttaaatgccAATGTGGATATTCAGCTGTAGAGCTGATCATGGGTCAGGTCGGGCTGagcccaaacaaaattttaggcccattttctagGCCTGGGTCTAGCTCGGCCCGAAATATGTGCCTAAAAAATTGTCTAAGCCAGACCCAAAAGAAAATTGCTAAGCCTGAGCCCGATCTTGCTGgcccatattaaaattttttagcttattttattaaataaaaaattaaaatataataaatcaaatacatttaaaaacataaatgatactaaaacaattcttaaaacaatacacaaattgaaagtgaaagtgaaattAGAAAcgtaaagttaaaattttaaaatgattaaaaataaaataaaatatttattatataattcgggccgggctgggcccagGCCAAAAATATCTTGCCtgaggcccgacccattttctaaacgagCCTCATTTTTTCGTCTAAGCccattttttgagcctatatttttgtctaaaccctCTTATTTAAAAAAACCCCATTATTTACTGTAATCAATGCTTGGATCCTCCATTGAATTGATCCTTTGTTCTtccattttgaataaaaaatccaACCATTTGATGGAGCACCCAATTTGATTTCTACCATTCGACTTAACAAAGATGACGATGAAATGGATGGTTTTTTCagtaaaaattcaaaacaaaaattaaaagaaaaaggagactAAAGGTTATTTTTTTCCAGTTCAAGGATTAATTTGATGCATtggttttgattatttttggaaaccaaattaatattttcttttaattaatttagaaaatttaattaattgaataaaaaaattaattaatttacttggtTGGATATCCATGTTGGCGTTTAAAACCCTTTTTAACTGCCACGTCGAACCGCCGTTTGGGACGTAACAAATCTTAACGATAAAATGGCAATTTCGTAACAAagcgataatgtaagtgactatatatttcaaacataagtgactaaatatAATCTTAGGCAAAcaaaagtaattattttaataatttacccataatttttaattctttttataattttttttactacaaATTTACTTCTTTGGAAACATGGCTGGATGTATATTAACATTAGCAAAGCGTAAAGAAGGCTTGAggcataaatgtatttttaatcttaactttgtgattttaaaaattaaaggtgTGATTGGTTACCACACTATAATTAGGAAAGAAATAACtaagtattatttattttcaaatttaaagaattaaacgcagtaaatataattatttggtCCTGATAATTTATTAGCAATCGTTTTTATTTACAAGATTACTAATATCTTGAGATCTTCAATGAATCTCTTAGAAGAAACAGATACTTCACCCCTATAAATGGAACTCTGTTTGAGTAGCATTACCAATATGTCTCAAGAACTTCCATAGCCTTTCCAGAAATCTTGATGTTGCAATCATACTTTAAATTCTCGATCCACTCTCGACCTTCTGCAGCATCGATCATTTGTGCATTGAGATTCATTCCTCCAGTAATGCCCATCTTCTTATCAGCTTTTCCTACCTTGAGAATGTTTTCAAGCCCTTGTAAGCAAACTGTAACAAACTCTCGATCGAAGTAGTAGAGAACATCACATAATGGCTTGATGCAACCTTGACTTACAAGGAATCTGAAATATGTGACATGCCCAGATGAGATAGTTTATCATTCATACTCTACCAAGTCATGATTCccttaaaaattaatataggtAACCATTTTTGTACCTGATCTGATCATGAGTCCCACCAGATGTAGCCTTTGAGATGGCTTTTCCAGCTTGTTTCTTAATATCAAATTCAGCATTTTGAAGCAAATGAAGTAGAGGAGCAATAATATTAGCTTCAATTATAGCCTGTAAAATTCATACCATCACCCATCGTTTCATTGTACAAATCAACGCAGATAAAACCTTAGGTTCAAAATTGATACTTGTATCTGCTCTTTATTTCCTGTTGTGATACTCGAGATTGCCCATCAAGCAAActtattgattttcttttcataattatttttcaaaaggtTTAAAAGGCATGGCAATGATACACTTTGTAGCAACAAGATTTGCCcataaacaagaaaataaatCATCTTTAACAACTAAACCTACAAAATCTTTAGTCTAATTAAGAGGGGTATAAATGTGGTTTTAGTGAGAAAATTAgttattaaaagaaaatgataTGATAAGTGGCAAAAGATACATACTCTCGTAAGATCATTTAAAAGGAAAAGCAAATTAAATAAAGTGCCTAATACCTGAATTTGCACATCATCTCCAGTAACAATATGTTTAACTGTATAAAGAGTAGGAGTTATCACCGAAGGAGAAGGGTGCCTGTGAAAGCCCCAAAAGTTACGATTTGGGTCAGAAAACCAAACAAAATAGCTCAGTAATGGAATGGATTTTAGAgtcaatcaataaaaaaatagtcTCACTCACATTAAAAGTTCCACCAGACGCCCAAGTACACCTGATTCAATAACTGCttggattttgtcatttgtgCCATCAAAAAGATATGAGAGTGCCCAACACGCTTTAGCTAAGACGActtcatcttttgaatgaatAAGACGGCCTAATGTAGGGAGTACAAGCTTAACCTGAACAATAAATAAAGGATAATTAATTAgacaaaaatcaatttaatactAAACATTCGTAAGCCTCCCAGCAATATATCTCGCTTTCTAGTTTAATGTTAGTAGTGCATAGTTTACATATCATTTGTGTTAAATGGGAAGAATTGGAGGTTTCCATTAGTCTGTGAAATGGAAATACGCCCAGAAGTTTGCATCCGAGGCTGAACTGGTGTGAAAACAAGGTCCCTCGTCTTTGGAAGctttgaaaattattattgatagtgagAGCTTAGCTTGGAAGGTACATTGGTTGAAAGTGTATATTGCGTGACAGTTAGCCTTGCTTAATCTACTTTTGGTCCAAATTATTGGATTGTGAGGGTGTTTATGTTGTTTGGCTGAAGATTTGTTTGAGTGTTCGTGGTTTGTGGAGGTATTTGGTTCGTGGGAATGCTCTCTTACTTATGATGGTTTTTTATACGGGTGTTCAAACAATTAACTGAATGGTTAACCAAAtcgaattaatattaatttaattaattaatttttttatcctttaatcgttaattgaatcaaaatttttacaaaaaaattattcgaactgaaatatttctatttattcgaccgaattaaccgaaatttatatgtttttttggttaaaataagtataaaatatatcaaaaaataaattgataatattcatttgaccaaattaaccgaattaaaactACATGTAATTTGTATCATGAATTAATAAGTTTTGTTAATGCGGTTAATTACttgatttcgaaccgaattaatcgaTAACTGAACTTCCAAAAAATCATTAACTGACTTTCGATCGAATCAGGTCGGTTAACaaaccgattaaccgaattagatcGATTCGATCGGTTAATTTGGTTTTAACTAAAATTAGAACATTCCTAGTTTTTATAGGGAGCCACCACTATAAATACTCCCAAGCATAAGGTCCCTAAGCaccaaaaacaaaatttgaaaacaattcCATCTATTGAGGTTTTCGAGTGCTTAaaatattttggtgatttttgtaTAGCTAAATTCGACAACCTCGTCGGTGGGTTAATGTGCTCGAAAGTGGTGTGAAAACATTCGAATTTTGGCATTTGATTGAGACAATGGCTAGAGATATTTATATTCGATATTTCTGCTGCACTATATTGTAAATCGatatttattatttcagtttGCTCTGTTTTGGTTTCTGACTTGTAAATTGTTGCTGCAGTtgcttttaatatatttatgattTAGCAAGTAAAAAAGCATTGTACTAGAAAAAAGAAGGGACTTAGGGTCAAACCTGATCAAAGGGGGGCTTACAAAACCTTGACAGTGTCCATGTAGCATTTCTCAGCATAGAACGTGAAACAGGTTCATTCAACAGAGCCAACAATGGAAGCAAAGCACCATAGCCAAGGACAAGATCACGGCATGTAAGAGAAACAGCAGCAATATTTCCCAATGCCAGGACAGCCTGAATTTCGAAACAAAAAAGAATGATATAAGATTACAAAACATTCATACAAGCTTTTGCCAAAGTAAAATTAAATGATATTAGAATAATTTCATTTCATATGCATACCTGCTCACGGACATAATCACTTGGGGAACTAAGTAAGTCAACAAAGCGAGGAACTACTCCAGCTTGAATCACTTCCTCAATAGGTGGTTTACATTCTGTAATAAATTATAAACGATATCAAAGTAGATAATTTAAACTTTATATcactatttaaataaattttattacaaaataattttctcacTATTTGAAAACAACTTCATGAACCTGGCAATCAAATTTTCCAGCTGCAGTCAAGGAGTGGAACATGATAAGAACAACCCAATGCTCAATCAAGTCAAAAGCAGAACCAATCAACATATCGTGCAAATAATTCACGAAGATGGTGATGAGGTAAAACTATgacataaacaaaaattaaagaaataagcaTGTTAATTATTCATAACAACTCTGCTTTGAAATAAAGGATCCCAGTTTTCACTACACTATTGCAATTATTTCTGCTTCAACTATCATGCACATCCCAACAACTAAGCTATAATCCAACCACTAAACTGACCTTACATGAAccaatcaattaaatttttaatttggaaatgTTTACAATAAAAATGGAAAACTGACCTCTTTTCGGAAACGCTCTTCGTGAATGTTCTTCCTAATCTCCATGTTATCCTCTACCTAACAGCAAGAGCATATATTATGTTAGAGAAAACAAATACTGGacctttatatttaaaaaaattaagtatgtaATTAACTTACTTCAGCCAACAAGCATTCTATGTGAGCGATTGTTTGACCATTACATTCTTCACAATAGTATTTATCATCATTTGGATTTCTTTCTTCCTCACAAAAATCACAATAATACTTTCCCGAATCATCTTCTATAAAAG
It includes:
- the LOC121209363 gene encoding importin subunit alpha isoform X2, with protein sequence MLVSCLLPYSNSLPYSNSPQRCYACSLQLHLGELVYSCEHCDFNLHVMCANSLRRPLKYKFHLNDLYYFGRNHISLFDSIWGKIFKCEVCGGSCRSEPFYCCLKCDIKFHLKCVCIPYTVKSKYHIHPLLLKDSFIEDDSGKYYCDFCEEERNPNDDKYYCEECNGQTIAHIECLLAEVEDNMEIRKNIHEERFRKELENLIARFMKLFSNKCKPPIEEVIQAGVVPRFVDLLSSPSDYVREQAVLALGNIAAVSLTCRDLVLGYGALLPLLALLNEPVSRSMLRNATWTLSRFCKPPFDQVKLVLPTLGRLIHSKDEVVLAKACWALSYLFDGTNDKIQAVIESGVLGRLVELLMHPSPSVITPTLYTVKHIVTGDDVQIQAIIEANIIAPLLHLLQNAEFDIKKQAGKAISKATSGGTHDQIRFLVSQGCIKPLCDVLYYFDREFVTVCLQGLENILKVGKADKKMGITGGMNLNAQMIDAAEGREWIENLKYDCNIKISGKAMEVLETYW
- the LOC121209363 gene encoding importin subunit alpha isoform X3 — translated: MEIRKNIHEERFRKELENLIARFMKLFSNKCKPPIEEVIQAGVVPRFVDLLSSPSDYVREQAVLALGNIAAVSLTCRDLVLGYGALLPLLALLNEPVSRSMLRNATWTLSRFCKPPFDQVKLVLPTLGRLIHSKDEVVLAKACWALSYLFDGTNDKIQAVIESGVLGRLVELLMHPSPSVITPTLYTVKHIVTGDDVQIQAIIEANIIAPLLHLLQNAEFDIKKQAGKAISKATSGGTHDQIRFLVSQGCIKPLCDVLYYFDREFVTVCLQGLENILKVGKADKKMGITGGMNLNAQMIDAAEGREWIENLKYDCNIKISGKAMEVLETYW
- the LOC121209363 gene encoding uncharacterized protein isoform X1, with the translated sequence MENKALFVEQNEGSHVIRTLSFFRPIIHPHQMYEVTEELKGEIYCSGCRLVLNGSSYFCKTCLDFYLHENCAKFSYEIRHPFHSSHPLNLYTSNVWDHHLIACDECRDICDAFIYFCEQCDFKLDMKCAALTTHKIGVLEEKMTGRVTELHHFTHPHKLVLASCNDPKHEIICSICRWQILGPAYLCPERFCGYKLHESCLRLPQKIRVPFHPNHMLVSCLLPYSNSLPYSNSPQRCYACSLQLHLGELVYSCEHCDFNLHVMCANSLRRPLKYKFHLNDLYYFGRNHISLFDSIWGKIFKCEVCGGSCRSEPFYCCLKCDIKFHLKCVCIPYTVKSKYHIHPLLLKDSFIEDDSGKYYCDFCEEERNPNDDKYYCEECNGQTIAHIECLLAEVEDNMEIRKNIHEERFRKELENLIARFMKLFSNKCKPPIEEVIQAGVVPRFVDLLSSPSDYVREQAVLALGNIAAVSLTCRDLVLGYGALLPLLALLNEPVSRSMLRNATWTLSRFCKPPFDQVKLVLPTLGRLIHSKDEVVLAKACWALSYLFDGTNDKIQAVIESGVLGRLVELLMHPSPSVITPTLYTVKHIVTGDDVQIQAIIEANIIAPLLHLLQNAEFDIKKQAGKAISKATSGGTHDQIRFLVSQGCIKPLCDVLYYFDREFVTVCLQGLENILKVGKADKKMGITGGMNLNAQMIDAAEGREWIENLKYDCNIKISGKAMEVLETYW